Below is a genomic region from Nitrosopumilus sp. b3.
ATCTAATGAAATTCCTGAACTTTTAGACGAATTTATAAGCATTTTCAATAATTTTTAATCATGGTTGTTGTGATTGATCCTCAGGTTGCTGGAATCTCTGGTGACATGCTTTTATCCTCATTAGTTGATTTAGGTGCTGATAAAACAAGAATAATCAACGGAATAAAGGACTCTGAAAAATTCCTTTCAAATTCTACAATTAATAAAATTGATTTTCAAACAATTCAGAAACATGGGATAAATTGTCAACAATTGATTTTAGAAATTAATGAAGAACCTCATGAACGAAAAGGATCAGAAATTAAAAAGGCTATTTCTGATTCAACTAAAGCATTGGGCTTATCCGATAAATCCCAAGTTTTTGCAGAATCTTGTATCAATACTCTTATCTCCTCTGAATCTAAAATTCATGGAATTCCTGAAGACTCGGTTCATTTTCATGAAGCCTCAAGTATTGATACCCTTGTTGACATTGTAGGTGTTTCAATTGCCTTGGAAGATTTGGGTTTGTTTGATGAGAAAATAATATGTCTGCCTGTTTCTGTTGGCGGCGGAACCGTGACTTTTTCACATGGAACTATGTCTAATCCAGCAAGTGCTATTCTTGAGATCTTTAAAAAATCAAATTTAATAGTCAAAGGAAATAATGCTAAAGAAGAACTTACCACTCCTACGGGAGCATGTATTTTAGTAAATATGACTGATATTGCTATGGAGTATTACCCTTCTATGAAAATCGATTCAATTGGTTATGGTGCAGGTCAAAAAAATTTTGAAACTTTTTCAAATTCTTTGAAAATTATTCGTGGCTCAAACAATAATTTTGATGTTGATTCTGTAAAGATACTTGAAACAAACGTGGATGATGTGTCTGGTGAGATACTTGGAAATCTCATTGAAAAAATTATGACTAAAGGTGCAAAAGATGTTTCAATATATCATGGAATTACAAAAAAAGGAAGACCAACAAATCTTGTATCTGTCATATGTAATGATGAAAATGTAGATACTATTGTTGACACCTTGGTGTTAGAAACAGGAACTTTGGGGGTTAGAATCTCAGATTCCAATAGATTCATTGTTCCCAGAACAATTCATGAACTCTCATTAATTTTGGATGGTCACTCTTTCAAAGTAAATTACAAAAAATCTACCTTTAAAGGAAAAACTGATTTTAAAATAGAATTTGATGACCTGAAGAAAATATCAGAAATTCTTGATAAACCAATTAAAGAAATAGAATCATTACTTAGAAAAGAAATTGAGAGACTTGGGAATTCCACATGACAGATCTTGATGAACTCGTCAATTGGTTTGATGAGAAAAATAAGGTGATGGTAGCACTTTCTGGTGGTGTTGATAGCGCACTTGTGGCTTTTGCTGCTTTTCAAAAATTAGGAAAATCTGCAATTGCTGTTACTGCTGATTACAAAACATTGTCTGAGGAAGAACTACAAACATCTAGAGATGTCTGCTCTGAGATAGGAATTGAGCAACTCTTTTTGGATTATGATGAATTAGAGAATGAAGATTTTACAAAAAATGATTCCAATCGATGCTTTCACTGTAGAATGGAACTGGGCGATCATCTAATTGAATTGGCAAAAGAACATAATGTCCAGACTATTGTAGATGGTACAAATCTTGATGATTTGGGTGATTATCGACCTGGAATTGAGGCGTTAAAACAATATGGAATAAGGAGCCCCCTTGTGGAAACAGGATTCACTAAATCTAAAGTTAGAGAAACTGCAAAATTTATTGGACTATCTGTATTTGATAGACCATCAAATTCTTGTCTTGCCTCTAGGATTCCTTGGGGGCAAAGAGTAACAGCAGAAAAACTCACTAGGATAGAATTTGGTGAAACAATCGTCAAACAACTAACAAAATTAAAACAAGTTCGAGTTCGAGATCTAAATGGTTCGGCCAAAATTGAAGTTGACAAAGAAATGATATCTGTTTTTGATGAATCTGTTTTCAAGCAAATTTCTGAAAAACTCAAACTAATTGGATTTAGTACAGTTGAAATTGATCCGGAAGGATATAAACCAGGAAAAATCAATGTGATTGCAGATTGATTTATCTTGACAATGCTGCATCCACTAAAATTCATGAGGATGTTTTAGAAACGATGCTTCCTTACCTCAAAGAACAATATGGTAATCCATCATCTATTCATCGTTACGGGCGATTATCACACAAAGCAATAGAAAAGGCAAGAAAACAGATTGCCTTTTTAATAAATGCTGAACCTTCTGAAATCCTTATTACTTCAGGAGGTACCGAATCCAATAATACTGCACTAAGGGGGGTGGCGATGAAAAACCCATCATCTCAGATTATCACATCTTCAATTGAACATGATGCAATTTTAGAGCCTTGCAAAAAATTATCTCAAAGTGGATTTGATATTGATTATCTTCCAGTTGATTCATTTGGGATGGTAGATATCTTGGAACTTAAAAATCACATTTCTGATAAAACTTGTCTTGTTTCCATTATGTTTGGAAACAATGAGGTGGGAACTATTCAACAAATCTCCGAAATTGCAAAAATTTGTAATGAAAAAAAAATCCCATTTCATACTGATGCTGTTCAGGCAGTTGGTAAAATTCCAATTGATGTCAAAAAATTAGGTATAGATTTACTGTCGATTTCATCTCATAAACTCTATGGACCTAAAGGAATAGGAGCGTTATTTATCAAGAATGGGATTTCCATTGATCCTGTTATTTTAGGCGGTGGACAAGAAAATGGTTTGCGCTCTGGAACTGAAAATGTTGCAAATATTGTTGGATTTGGAAAAGCATGTGAAATTGCACAATCCCATTTAGATGAAAATATGTTCAATATGAAAAAACTGCGAGATTATATGATTAAAAAAGTGTTAGATGACATACCTCAAGTAACTCTAAATGGACATTCTGAATCAAGATTGCCCAATAATATTCATTTTACATTTCTTGGTGTTAATGGAGAAGACTTGATCATAAAACTTGATGAATTTGGAATTGCAGCATCCACTGGGTCAGCATGTTCTGTAAATACCCAAAAAGCTTCACATGTTTTAGAATCTATGGGGTTTTCACTAGAACAAATTACTGGTTCATTGCGATTAACACTTGGGATTTTTAATAATAAAGATGAAATTGATGAAACCGTTGAGGTACTCAAGAAAGTTGTCAAAGAACTTCGTTCAGTTTCACCATTCAAAGAAAAATATTCTTTTGGTTTAACCTAAATTTTTATTTGAATTTTATTTCTAGTCATTGCAATTGTTGTCATGATCCCTATGATGAGAATCATTATTGCAATCGTACTAAATTCTGGCACTACATATGTTCCAATAATCTCTATGTCTGAGTCTCCCTGTTCAAAATTAATTGTTATTACTCTAGAGTCTGTACCTACTACTGATTCTTGATATGGTACTTCTATACCGTCTATTAGAATGATAAAAGTATCATCCTTTCCATCTTGCTTTTCTGCTCCTATGAATTCCCTGGGTAAATCTAATGTGATTGTTCCCTCGTCTATTGCATCAATTTGCACAATCAAAGCAAAAATTTCAGAATCTACTACGATATTTTTTACTGTTCCGCCCCTGATTGTATATTCTACATCGAATGTTCCTTTGCTTCCAGCATCTACCTCAAAATTGGTACTAGTTTCAGTTGCCTGTGATTTTGGAGTGAATGTAAATTCAGTTTCTGCAATATGTTCTTGATAGAATGCTCTAATTGTATAATCGCCG
It encodes:
- the larC gene encoding nickel pincer cofactor biosynthesis protein LarC yields the protein MVVVIDPQVAGISGDMLLSSLVDLGADKTRIINGIKDSEKFLSNSTINKIDFQTIQKHGINCQQLILEINEEPHERKGSEIKKAISDSTKALGLSDKSQVFAESCINTLISSESKIHGIPEDSVHFHEASSIDTLVDIVGVSIALEDLGLFDEKIICLPVSVGGGTVTFSHGTMSNPASAILEIFKKSNLIVKGNNAKEELTTPTGACILVNMTDIAMEYYPSMKIDSIGYGAGQKNFETFSNSLKIIRGSNNNFDVDSVKILETNVDDVSGEILGNLIEKIMTKGAKDVSIYHGITKKGRPTNLVSVICNDENVDTIVDTLVLETGTLGVRISDSNRFIVPRTIHELSLILDGHSFKVNYKKSTFKGKTDFKIEFDDLKKISEILDKPIKEIESLLRKEIERLGNST
- the larE gene encoding ATP-dependent sacrificial sulfur transferase LarE, which translates into the protein MTDLDELVNWFDEKNKVMVALSGGVDSALVAFAAFQKLGKSAIAVTADYKTLSEEELQTSRDVCSEIGIEQLFLDYDELENEDFTKNDSNRCFHCRMELGDHLIELAKEHNVQTIVDGTNLDDLGDYRPGIEALKQYGIRSPLVETGFTKSKVRETAKFIGLSVFDRPSNSCLASRIPWGQRVTAEKLTRIEFGETIVKQLTKLKQVRVRDLNGSAKIEVDKEMISVFDESVFKQISEKLKLIGFSTVEIDPEGYKPGKINVIAD
- a CDS encoding cysteine desulfurase family protein — its product is MIYLDNAASTKIHEDVLETMLPYLKEQYGNPSSIHRYGRLSHKAIEKARKQIAFLINAEPSEILITSGGTESNNTALRGVAMKNPSSQIITSSIEHDAILEPCKKLSQSGFDIDYLPVDSFGMVDILELKNHISDKTCLVSIMFGNNEVGTIQQISEIAKICNEKKIPFHTDAVQAVGKIPIDVKKLGIDLLSISSHKLYGPKGIGALFIKNGISIDPVILGGGQENGLRSGTENVANIVGFGKACEIAQSHLDENMFNMKKLRDYMIKKVLDDIPQVTLNGHSESRLPNNIHFTFLGVNGEDLIIKLDEFGIAASTGSACSVNTQKASHVLESMGFSLEQITGSLRLTLGIFNNKDEIDETVEVLKKVVKELRSVSPFKEKYSFGLT
- a CDS encoding PEFG-CTERM sorting domain-containing protein, producing MEFKIFFTLLSLLVITTGTAFAQESLLSVETDDNNYDEGDTIVIFGNVNTVIGDTPVLIQIVNEGAIVEIAQITVGQDGTFTKLIIAEGGVWKKGGDYTIRAFYQEHIAETEFTFTPKSQATETSTNFEVDAGSKGTFDVEYTIRGGTVKNIVVDSEIFALIVQIDAIDEGTITLDLPREFIGAEKQDGKDDTFIILIDGIEVPYQESVVGTDSRVITINFEQGDSDIEIIGTYVVPEFSTIAIMILIIGIMTTIAMTRNKIQIKI